A single region of the Oenococcus kitaharae DSM 17330 genome encodes:
- a CDS encoding deoxynucleoside kinase, with the protein MIVLAGTIGAGKTSLTTLLANHLGSKAIYESVSDNPILPLFYDDPKKYAFLLQIYFLNKRLDNIKNAQENKLDVIDRSIFEDALLFQLNADLGRSTETEVQIYKSLLTNMMEKLTELPSKDPGLLIHVRVSFDTMLDRIQKRGRSFEQISVHPDLYTYYEELNKRYEAWYASYDRGPKMEIDGDKYDFVESKPAADEVLKQIDAKLFDLGSLVG; encoded by the coding sequence ATGATCGTTTTAGCAGGAACTATTGGAGCCGGAAAAACAAGCCTGACTACTTTGCTGGCTAATCACCTAGGAAGTAAAGCAATCTACGAAAGTGTGAGCGACAATCCAATTTTGCCGCTATTTTACGACGATCCGAAGAAGTATGCCTTCTTGCTGCAGATTTATTTTTTAAACAAGCGTTTAGATAATATTAAAAATGCACAAGAGAATAAATTGGATGTCATCGACAGATCTATTTTTGAAGATGCGTTGTTGTTTCAATTAAATGCAGACCTTGGCCGTTCCACTGAGACCGAAGTACAGATTTACAAGTCACTGCTGACTAATATGATGGAAAAACTCACAGAATTGCCTTCTAAAGATCCAGGCCTGCTAATCCATGTCCGTGTCTCTTTTGATACGATGCTGGATCGGATTCAAAAAAGAGGACGGTCGTTTGAACAGATTTCGGTTCACCCTGACTTATATACTTATTACGAGGAACTCAACAAGCGTTATGAGGCTTGGTATGCTTCATATGATCGCGGCCCCAAGATGGAGATTGATGGTGACAAGTACGATTTTGTGGAATCCAAGCCTGCTGCTGATGAAGTTTTGAAACAAATAGATGCAAAATTATTCGATCTTGGCAGCCTGGTGGGATAA
- a CDS encoding ABC transporter permease translates to MDYIKRAFLYLRRRIGKSLLLILVTTTSLIAILTGLTIQNALLKSSENNKKPLGSTVILSSRQHQLTQRALSSGFDSTDFWSYPIADAGRAQVSRKIAKRLARLSNVASYQIHSQAQVEAASFRVPPLNTDSKQSATAKGLLSNNQVTIFGISANLDDPNFQAKKYSIIRGRGIYNSDLGSHNVVIERSLALEDDIDIGHIIKVRNSQNRVSSLKVVGIYTAKGANGHLFRALEDPSRTIFASYSLASNLAGNAGMVTQAAYTLANRQQEHAFIEKANQLIPSPLQLTSTDRLYRAVTTWIQALSRIALRFIWSAVIAGSLILFIILAVMAKTRQKEVCLLIALGEKKGKIAGQFFIETGLVLLISLILTGAFGNFFSSLIGAQIITHTAIFSTPLGISSLIILVVLGIIMVSVATGLSLFIVLRSKFNQVVF, encoded by the coding sequence ATGGATTACATAAAACGTGCTTTTTTGTATCTTCGACGAAGAATCGGAAAAAGCCTTTTATTGATTTTGGTCACCACCACAAGCTTGATCGCGATATTAACCGGTCTAACCATTCAGAATGCACTTCTCAAATCCAGCGAAAATAATAAAAAGCCCCTTGGCAGTACAGTTATTTTATCGTCTCGTCAGCATCAGCTAACACAAAGGGCTTTATCAAGCGGTTTTGATAGTACGGACTTTTGGTCGTATCCTATCGCCGATGCTGGGCGAGCACAAGTCAGCCGAAAAATCGCTAAACGGCTGGCGCGTCTTAGCAACGTTGCCAGCTATCAGATTCACTCTCAAGCACAAGTAGAAGCTGCCTCATTTCGAGTGCCGCCTTTGAACACTGATAGTAAGCAGTCAGCAACGGCAAAGGGGCTGCTTTCAAACAATCAAGTCACGATTTTCGGCATATCCGCAAATTTGGATGATCCGAATTTTCAGGCAAAAAAATATTCAATTATCAGAGGACGCGGCATTTATAATTCTGACTTAGGCAGCCATAATGTTGTAATTGAAAGAAGCCTGGCTTTGGAAGATGATATTGATATTGGTCACATCATCAAGGTACGAAATTCCCAAAACCGCGTCAGCAGTCTTAAAGTGGTCGGCATTTATACTGCTAAAGGTGCTAATGGGCATTTGTTTCGAGCCCTTGAGGATCCATCAAGAACTATTTTTGCAAGCTATAGTTTGGCCTCAAATTTAGCAGGCAATGCTGGCATGGTTACCCAAGCAGCTTATACTTTAGCGAATCGCCAACAGGAGCATGCGTTTATAGAAAAGGCCAACCAACTTATTCCATCTCCTTTGCAGCTAACAAGCACTGACCGGCTCTATCGAGCTGTAACTACTTGGATTCAGGCACTATCAAGAATTGCACTTCGTTTTATCTGGTCGGCCGTCATTGCAGGCAGCTTGATTTTATTCATCATTTTAGCCGTCATGGCCAAAACACGGCAAAAAGAAGTGTGTTTGCTCATAGCCTTGGGCGAGAAAAAAGGAAAAATAGCTGGACAGTTTTTTATTGAAACGGGTTTGGTTTTATTGATCTCCTTGATTTTAACCGGGGCATTCGGCAATTTCTTTAGTAGTTTAATCGGTGCACAGATTATTACCCATACAGCCATTTTTTCGACCCCTCTTGGCATCAGCAGTTTAATCATTTTAGTTGTGTTAGGTATCATTATGGTGTCTGTGGCCACTGGACTTTCCTTGTTTATCGTCCTTCGTTCCAAATTCAATCAGGTTGTATTTTAA
- a CDS encoding ATP-binding cassette domain-containing protein, translating to MTLTVQKLTQYADHSKKYLYKNVSLKFDNAGFYAVVGQRELMLFLAGLKSPTSGTVNFNGKNIQKIGLNKYRNEKISLLFSDGNLIDYMTPVENIMSALSITNSKHAGSKRYAMDLLSQVGVENSFLKRVVSDLSLEQRQLIALARALAVDAPIILADNPTEKLDTAAAKRLLTAFAAAAHEWKKTVIISTDSEELASRADVRIKFQDHHFVTEKLSSLQSTK from the coding sequence ATGACATTAACAGTTCAAAAATTGACGCAATACGCTGATCACAGCAAAAAATATCTTTATAAAAATGTCAGTCTTAAATTTGATAACGCTGGTTTCTATGCTGTTGTCGGCCAGCGGGAACTGATGCTGTTTTTGGCTGGTCTCAAGTCCCCGACTTCAGGAACTGTTAACTTTAATGGCAAAAATATCCAAAAAATCGGATTAAATAAATATCGTAATGAAAAAATTTCTTTACTGTTTTCTGATGGCAACTTGATTGATTACATGACACCTGTTGAAAATATTATGTCAGCATTATCAATTACCAATTCCAAACATGCTGGCAGCAAACGCTATGCGATGGACTTGTTATCTCAGGTTGGTGTTGAAAATAGTTTTCTAAAACGGGTCGTCTCTGATCTTTCGTTAGAACAACGACAGCTGATTGCCTTAGCACGCGCTTTAGCAGTTGATGCACCAATAATTTTGGCTGATAATCCGACAGAAAAATTAGATACAGCCGCTGCTAAAAGACTGTTGACGGCTTTTGCTGCAGCTGCACATGAATGGAAAAAAACCGTCATTATCAGCACAGATAGTGAGGAACTTGCTAGTCGAGCGGATGTCAGAATTAAATTTCAAGATCACCATTTTGTAACAGAGAAATTATCGTCCCTTCAAAGCACTAAATAA
- the serS gene encoding serine--tRNA ligase, translated as MLDIKYLRNNRDEANQRLLDRNVADGVLDQLLADDEKRRSLIKEVEQLKAKRNQVSDQIGAAKREKDDVSAKKAIADMQLVSDQIKDLDQQVMAIDKIVHDQEAQLPNLADPRVPVGPDDSYNVEQRTWEPANLSGRPAAFSKTPDWLKPHYDIGEDLGILDFERGAKVSGARFLYYVGAGARLERAIYNFMLDEHRREGYTELLTPYMVTNESMYATGQFPKFVDDAYEVGKDQAMTMIPTAEVALVNWRRNEIMDESELPLYITALSPAFRQEAGAAGKDTRGLIRLHQFNKVEMVKFTKPEDSYDELEKMTVNAENILQKLELPYHVIRLSTGDMGFGSAMTYDLEVWFPTQNKYREISSVSNDEDFQARRAHIQYRDGDGRLHFVHTLNGSGLAVGRTVAAILENYQNEDGSITIPKVLRPYFGEDKIDQEHRN; from the coding sequence ATGTTAGATATTAAGTATTTGAGAAATAATCGCGATGAAGCAAATCAACGTTTGCTGGACCGCAATGTTGCTGATGGTGTTTTGGATCAACTGCTAGCTGATGATGAAAAAAGGCGTTCGCTGATTAAAGAAGTTGAGCAGTTAAAGGCAAAACGCAACCAAGTTTCTGATCAAATCGGTGCGGCCAAGCGTGAAAAAGATGACGTTTCCGCTAAAAAAGCCATCGCTGATATGCAGCTCGTTTCTGACCAGATTAAAGATCTCGATCAACAAGTAATGGCAATCGATAAAATTGTTCACGATCAAGAGGCACAGTTACCGAATTTAGCCGATCCTCGTGTCCCAGTGGGGCCTGATGACAGCTATAATGTGGAACAAAGGACTTGGGAACCGGCTAATTTGTCGGGCCGTCCGGCTGCTTTCTCAAAAACGCCTGATTGGCTGAAGCCACATTATGATATCGGCGAGGATTTGGGAATTTTGGATTTTGAACGAGGAGCCAAAGTTTCTGGAGCGCGTTTCCTATACTATGTCGGTGCTGGTGCCCGCTTGGAACGCGCCATTTATAATTTTATGCTTGATGAACACCGTCGCGAAGGTTACACGGAATTGCTGACACCCTATATGGTGACCAATGAATCAATGTATGCGACTGGTCAATTCCCGAAATTTGTCGATGATGCTTATGAAGTCGGCAAAGACCAGGCTATGACAATGATTCCGACGGCCGAAGTTGCTTTGGTTAATTGGCGCCGTAATGAAATCATGGACGAATCTGAATTGCCGCTTTATATCACGGCTTTGTCACCGGCTTTTCGTCAAGAAGCTGGAGCTGCTGGCAAAGATACGCGCGGATTAATTCGTCTTCACCAATTCAATAAAGTGGAGATGGTTAAGTTTACAAAACCAGAAGATTCTTATGATGAATTGGAAAAGATGACTGTGAATGCGGAAAATATTCTGCAAAAACTGGAACTGCCTTACCATGTAATTCGCCTCTCGACTGGCGATATGGGCTTTGGGTCGGCCATGACTTATGATCTAGAAGTCTGGTTCCCGACGCAAAATAAGTACCGCGAAATTTCTTCGGTATCGAATGACGAGGATTTTCAGGCTCGTCGTGCGCATATTCAGTATCGCGATGGGGATGGCCGTTTGCATTTTGTCCACACGTTAAATGGCTCTGGACTCGCTGTCGGCCGTACAGTTGCTGCTATTTTAGAGAATTATCAAAATGAAGATGGTTCGATCACAATTCCAAAAGTTCTGCGTCCTTATTTCGGCGAAGATAAGATCGACCAAGAACATCGCAATTAA
- a CDS encoding Dyp-type peroxidase yields MTINPDRAQDVWKDVGEHVQFTVLRLLRKDQQKDQQAIAEFADRSQAIIRSLKIRDAHLATESGLKVAFGFSKKAWEYLFPNASQPKELETYEGLTGPEYAMPASEGDIFFHIRASNEAVVYEAQTQFRRFLKDITEVVDETKGFRYFEGRAIIGFIDGTEAPAVQDAAGYALIGDEDPDFINGSYAFAQKWQHDMDFWNHLKTEDQEKAVGREKFSDLELEDADKFKNAHNVSSKIEIDGQEQKIIRMNVPFSDPASGKTGTYFMGYARHWHITKMMLQQMLDTSDFLLKFSTILSGQLFFIPSRDLIDKIAAGELN; encoded by the coding sequence ATGACAATCAATCCAGATAGAGCACAAGATGTATGGAAAGATGTGGGCGAACATGTGCAGTTTACGGTTTTGCGCCTGCTGAGAAAAGATCAGCAAAAAGATCAGCAGGCCATTGCAGAATTCGCTGATCGGTCGCAAGCGATTATCCGTTCATTAAAAATTCGTGATGCCCATTTAGCCACAGAATCAGGTTTGAAAGTGGCTTTTGGTTTTAGCAAGAAGGCTTGGGAATATTTGTTTCCCAATGCGTCTCAGCCAAAAGAATTGGAAACGTATGAAGGCTTAACGGGCCCGGAGTACGCCATGCCAGCTAGCGAGGGCGACATATTTTTTCATATTCGTGCCAGTAATGAGGCCGTCGTCTATGAAGCGCAGACACAATTTCGCCGCTTTTTGAAAGATATCACTGAAGTTGTTGATGAGACAAAGGGTTTTCGCTATTTTGAAGGGCGGGCTATTATCGGCTTTATCGATGGGACAGAAGCACCGGCCGTACAGGATGCCGCCGGTTACGCTTTAATCGGTGATGAAGATCCTGATTTTATCAATGGTTCGTATGCTTTTGCCCAGAAATGGCAGCACGATATGGATTTTTGGAATCATTTGAAGACCGAAGATCAGGAAAAAGCCGTTGGGCGCGAAAAATTCAGCGATCTGGAATTAGAGGATGCTGATAAATTTAAAAATGCGCATAATGTGAGCTCTAAAATCGAAATTGATGGGCAGGAACAAAAAATTATTCGTATGAACGTGCCTTTTTCCGATCCGGCTTCAGGTAAAACAGGTACCTATTTCATGGGATACGCTAGGCATTGGCATATCACTAAGATGATGCTTCAGCAAATGTTGGATACATCGGATTTCCTTTTGAAATTCTCCACAATTTTGTCAGGCCAACTCTTCTTCATTCCATCACGGGATCTGATTGATAAAATTGCTGCTGGTGAGTTGAATTAA
- the brnQ gene encoding branched-chain amino acid transport system II carrier protein, with product MTKKEKRRNTVLLASLIFGMFFGAGNLIFPVQLGQNAGSNWVTATLGFLITGTLVPFLAMLAVSVTNSKGVYDVAKPVAPWFAAVFLVLLHLTIGPFFGTPRTAATAFSMGAAPFLPKNFQGLGMLIFSALFFSLAYFLTIKQKNLVKWIGKYLNPLFLALLVIVLLLALVLPMGSLHQAVQPSYSGNPFFQGFLDGYNTMDGLALLAFAVTVVYAVRGLGYQKEQVPKMLAKSGFFSILAEAVLYAGLVFLGTSSLGLFKVAANGGTAFAQIVQHFLGNVGIVFTGVLVTLAVFTTAMGLCASFAQDMHRTFPKLSYATWLKITTVGSLVTANAGLTNIVAWAIPVLMLMYPLALVLIGLSLCAKFFKRSKYVCRSVVFMTLPAALLDSAASLPTGKLPVLSDLVTAYHQSVPLASLGLGWLLPALVGAVVGTCLYLLFDKGQRAAVSQTEAN from the coding sequence ATGACAAAAAAAGAAAAAAGACGTAATACAGTTTTGCTGGCGTCTTTGATTTTCGGAATGTTTTTCGGGGCCGGCAATCTGATTTTCCCAGTTCAATTGGGTCAGAATGCTGGCAGCAATTGGGTCACGGCGACTCTTGGTTTTTTAATCACAGGCACACTCGTGCCCTTTTTGGCTATGCTGGCCGTCAGCGTGACCAATAGTAAAGGTGTATACGACGTTGCAAAACCAGTCGCACCTTGGTTTGCAGCAGTCTTTCTCGTCTTGCTTCATCTAACAATCGGGCCTTTTTTCGGGACGCCAAGAACTGCAGCAACAGCTTTTTCTATGGGTGCAGCACCCTTTCTACCTAAGAATTTCCAAGGTCTTGGTATGCTGATATTTTCAGCTCTCTTCTTTAGCTTGGCTTACTTTTTGACGATTAAACAAAAGAATCTGGTTAAATGGATCGGCAAGTATCTCAATCCTCTGTTTTTGGCACTATTAGTCATCGTCCTTCTATTAGCATTAGTACTACCGATGGGCAGTCTGCATCAGGCAGTTCAGCCGAGTTATAGCGGCAATCCCTTTTTCCAAGGTTTTCTGGACGGCTATAACACAATGGATGGTTTAGCTCTCTTAGCCTTTGCGGTCACAGTGGTTTACGCCGTGCGAGGACTGGGTTATCAAAAAGAACAAGTACCCAAGATGCTGGCCAAATCTGGATTCTTCAGTATTTTAGCCGAAGCAGTTCTTTACGCAGGACTGGTTTTTCTTGGCACCAGCAGTCTGGGTCTGTTCAAGGTCGCAGCAAATGGTGGAACAGCCTTTGCACAAATTGTTCAGCACTTTTTGGGTAATGTCGGCATTGTCTTCACAGGTGTTTTGGTCACTTTGGCCGTTTTTACAACCGCGATGGGCTTGTGTGCCTCATTTGCTCAAGATATGCACCGGACTTTTCCAAAATTGAGTTATGCAACCTGGCTGAAAATCACAACGGTTGGGTCTTTGGTCACTGCCAATGCAGGCCTGACAAATATCGTAGCCTGGGCAATCCCAGTACTGATGCTCATGTATCCCTTGGCATTGGTTTTAATCGGCTTGTCTCTATGCGCAAAATTTTTCAAACGGTCCAAGTATGTCTGCCGATCAGTTGTATTTATGACTTTGCCCGCTGCGCTGCTGGATAGTGCTGCCAGCCTGCCAACCGGAAAATTGCCAGTCTTATCTGATCTAGTTACGGCTTACCATCAATCCGTGCCACTTGCGTCTCTAGGATTAGGATGGCTGCTGCCGGCCCTGGTCGGTGCTGTTGTTGGTACTTGCCTTTATCTGCTTTTTGACAAAGGGCAAAGAGCCGCGGTTAGTCAAACAGAGGCAAACTGA
- the rpmB gene encoding 50S ribosomal protein L28 has translation MAKDAITGARTRFGNQRSHALNANRRSWKPNLQKVTVKINGDAPKTVYLTARTLRAGLKNGSIERV, from the coding sequence ATGGCAAAAGATGCTATCACCGGCGCGCGGACTCGTTTTGGTAATCAGCGTTCGCACGCTTTGAATGCCAATCGCCGTTCGTGGAAGCCGAATTTGCAAAAAGTGACCGTTAAGATTAACGGCGACGCTCCCAAGACCGTTTATCTGACTGCTCGTACTTTGCGCGCAGGTTTGAAGAATGGTTCTATCGAACGCGTATAA
- a CDS encoding Asp23/Gls24 family envelope stress response protein encodes MSLKMKTKIGQVNIDDDVISTIVGTAASESFGVIGMASKSFKDGVNQVLQRPNYGRGILVSEEKDQLTIDVHIVVEYGAKLSEVSKAVQKQVRYALEKNLGVVINQVNVTIEGIRA; translated from the coding sequence ATGAGCCTAAAGATGAAGACCAAGATTGGCCAAGTAAATATTGATGATGATGTTATTTCGACGATTGTCGGAACTGCTGCTTCTGAATCCTTTGGTGTGATTGGTATGGCATCAAAGTCTTTCAAAGATGGTGTGAATCAGGTTTTGCAGCGCCCGAATTATGGACGCGGTATTCTAGTATCCGAAGAGAAGGATCAGCTTACCATTGATGTTCATATTGTTGTTGAATATGGTGCAAAGCTTTCCGAAGTTTCAAAAGCCGTTCAAAAGCAGGTTCGCTATGCTTTGGAGAAAAATCTGGGTGTTGTCATTAATCAAGTAAATGTCACTATCGAAGGCATCCGCGCCTAA